A DNA window from Corvus moneduloides isolate bCorMon1 chromosome 22, bCorMon1.pri, whole genome shotgun sequence contains the following coding sequences:
- the DHRS3 gene encoding short-chain dehydrogenase/reductase 3 isoform X2, which yields MMGTECHYFICDVGNREEVYRQAKAVREKVGDITILVNNAAVVHGKSLMDSDDDALLKSQHINTLGQFWTTKAFLPRMLELQNGHIVCLNSVLALSAIPGAIDYCTSKASSFAFMESLTLGLLDCPGVNATTVLPFHTSTEMFQGMRIRFPSLFPPLKPETVARRTVEAVQLNQAFLLLPWTMHVLVILKSILPQAALEEIHKFSGSYTCMNTFKGRT from the exons ATGATGGGGACAGAGTGCCACTATTTCATCTGTGATGTAGGAAATCGGGAGGAAGTCTATCGGCAAGCCAAGGCTGTGCGGGAAAAG gtggGTGACATCACCATCCTTGTGAACAATGCTGCTGTGGTCCATGGGAAGAGCCTGATGGACAGCGATGATGATGCACTGCTCAAATCTCAGCACATAAACACCCTGGGACAGTTCTGG ACCACCAAAGCATTCCTGCCAAggatgctggagctgcagaatgGGCACATTGTTTGCCTGAACTCTGTCCTGGCCTTGTCAGCCATCCCTGGTGCCATTGACTATTGCACCTCCAAAGCCTCATCGTTTGCTTTCATGGAGAGCCTgaccctggggctgctggactGTCCCGGAGTGAATGCCACCACAGTCCTGCCCTTCCACACCAGCACAGAGATGTTCCAGGGCATGAGAATCAG GTTCCCTagtctttttcctcctctcaagCCAGAGACAGTGGCGAGGAGGACAGTAGAAGCTGTTCAGTTGAATCAagccttcctgctccttccatGGACAATGCATGTTCTTGTCATCCTAAAGAG CATTCTCCCCCAGGCAGCACTTGAAGAAATCCACAAGTTTTCTGGGAGCTACACCTGCATGAACACTTTTAAAGGACGAACATAG